A section of the Streptomyces xinghaiensis S187 genome encodes:
- a CDS encoding TerD family protein, producing MAREFQRGHKARISDLTAGTDLYVGVQISGPGLSFDISCFGLDADERLSDDRYFVFFNQPTSPEESIQLLGAQAGDTESFRVTLDRVPDGIHRLSFTATIDGAGQMSQVGAGYLRIVAGGEEVARYAFDGSEFSTERAVMLGDFYRKDVWRFAAVGQGFDGGLDALLKNFGGEVLEEETPEPQQSAPQQGGAVPGFAPPAAAPAAPPAFGVPVGPPPSAPQPAAPQAPAPQAPPAPPPAPAPQATPPQFTPPQGSPPAPPAPQPAAPPPHAGAPTLAAPLAPPGPVQPPGPPQPPAAPAAPYGPPPGSQAPFPGAQPPGAPAPYGHPSPVPGQIPGQPGQFGQPGQPGPYGPPQGAGAAPAGLGSVLEKYREVPTGQRWTLQSRQLVRVDLGADDRPVLARQGSMVLYQGKVDFGYKGAGFAGRVVGNATGQEMQLMRCTGRGQVFLAEDASEIHPIELQGDAICVSAENVLAFDESLQYEVRRIEGHGIPGGALFTMLFQGSGTVVVKTRGAPVVLPVTPTTFADSNAVVAWSAASQVIISSQVRLRRNAYPGHSGETVNLQFRGAPGNFIVVQPYEV from the coding sequence ATGGCCAGGGAATTCCAGCGCGGCCACAAGGCCAGGATCAGTGACCTGACAGCGGGGACGGATCTGTACGTCGGTGTGCAGATATCCGGTCCCGGACTGTCCTTCGACATCAGCTGCTTCGGTCTCGACGCGGACGAACGGCTGTCCGACGACCGGTACTTCGTCTTCTTCAACCAGCCCACGTCGCCCGAGGAGTCGATTCAGCTCCTCGGCGCGCAGGCGGGGGACACCGAGTCCTTCCGCGTCACCCTCGACCGCGTCCCGGACGGCATCCACCGGCTGTCGTTCACCGCGACGATCGACGGTGCGGGTCAGATGTCCCAGGTGGGCGCCGGCTACCTCCGGATCGTCGCGGGCGGCGAGGAAGTGGCGCGCTACGCCTTCGACGGCTCGGAGTTCAGCACCGAACGGGCGGTGATGCTCGGCGACTTCTACCGGAAGGACGTCTGGCGGTTCGCCGCCGTGGGACAGGGGTTCGACGGCGGGCTGGACGCGCTGCTGAAGAACTTCGGCGGCGAGGTGCTGGAGGAGGAGACCCCGGAGCCGCAGCAGTCCGCGCCGCAGCAGGGCGGGGCGGTGCCCGGGTTCGCCCCGCCGGCGGCCGCGCCCGCCGCGCCGCCCGCGTTCGGCGTCCCGGTGGGGCCGCCCCCGTCGGCACCGCAGCCCGCGGCACCGCAGGCGCCCGCTCCCCAGGCGCCACCCGCGCCGCCGCCCGCACCCGCGCCGCAGGCCACGCCGCCGCAGTTCACGCCTCCGCAGGGCTCCCCGCCGGCGCCCCCCGCCCCGCAGCCCGCCGCCCCGCCGCCCCACGCCGGGGCACCGACCCTCGCCGCGCCCCTGGCGCCTCCCGGTCCGGTGCAGCCGCCCGGTCCCCCGCAGCCCCCGGCGGCGCCCGCCGCGCCCTACGGCCCGCCGCCCGGCTCACAGGCTCCGTTCCCCGGCGCCCAGCCGCCCGGGGCACCCGCCCCGTACGGCCATCCGTCGCCGGTGCCCGGCCAGATTCCCGGTCAGCCCGGTCAGTTCGGTCAGCCCGGGCAGCCCGGCCCGTACGGCCCGCCGCAGGGCGCGGGCGCCGCCCCCGCCGGCCTGGGGAGCGTCCTGGAGAAGTACCGCGAGGTGCCCACCGGGCAGCGGTGGACGCTGCAGAGCCGGCAGCTCGTCCGGGTCGACCTCGGCGCCGACGACCGGCCGGTGCTGGCCCGCCAGGGCAGCATGGTGCTCTACCAGGGCAAGGTCGACTTCGGCTACAAGGGAGCGGGCTTCGCCGGCCGGGTCGTCGGCAACGCCACCGGCCAGGAGATGCAACTGATGCGCTGCACCGGCCGCGGCCAGGTCTTCCTCGCCGAGGACGCCTCCGAGATTCACCCGATCGAGCTGCAGGGCGACGCGATCTGCGTCTCGGCCGAGAACGTCCTCGCCTTCGACGAGTCCCTCCAGTACGAGGTGCGGAGGATCGAGGGCCACGGCATCCCCGGCGGAGCGCTCTTCACCATGCTCTTCCAGGGCTCCGGCACCGTCGTGGTGAAGACGCGGGGGGCCCCGGTGGTCCTCCCCGTCACCCCGACGACCTTCGCCGACAGCAACGCCGTCGTCGCCTGGTCCGCCGCCTCGCAGGTGATCATCTCCAGCCAGGTGCGGCTGCGCCGCAACGCCTATCCCGGTCACAGCGGGGAGACCGTGAACCTCCAGTTCCGCGGTGCGCCCGGCAATTTCATCGTCGTCCAGCCGTACGAGGTCTGA
- a CDS encoding M48 family metallopeptidase, giving the protein MPSDPLSRAGENPLSTPGRLGQPPRRSRTSAVEVRRSARRRRTVSAYREGDRTVVLIPARMSQAEEERWVTVMLDRLAAQESRRMLGDSELAERAGRLSAQYLDGRARPRTVRWVTNQNTRWGSCTPAEGSIRLSHRLQGMPGYVTDYVLLHELAHLLVPGHGADFWRLLEAYPRTERARGYLEGVVAAGRLPHLTGDPDA; this is encoded by the coding sequence GTGCCCTCCGATCCACTGAGCCGCGCCGGAGAGAACCCCCTCAGCACACCGGGCCGGCTCGGCCAGCCGCCCCGCCGTTCCCGGACCAGCGCGGTCGAGGTGCGCAGAAGCGCCCGCCGGCGCCGTACGGTCTCCGCCTACCGCGAGGGCGACCGCACGGTCGTCCTCATCCCGGCCCGGATGTCGCAGGCGGAGGAGGAACGCTGGGTGACGGTGATGCTGGACCGGCTCGCCGCCCAGGAGAGCCGGCGCATGCTGGGCGACAGCGAACTCGCCGAGCGGGCCGGGCGCCTGTCCGCGCAGTACCTCGACGGCAGGGCGCGCCCCCGGACCGTCCGCTGGGTCACCAACCAGAACACCCGCTGGGGCTCGTGCACCCCCGCGGAGGGCAGCATCCGCCTGTCACACCGGCTGCAGGGCATGCCCGGTTATGTGACGGACTACGTCCTCCTCCACGAACTCGCGCATCTGCTGGTCCCGGGCCACGGGGCCGACTTCTGGCGGCTGCTGGAGGCCTACCCCCGGACGGAGCGCGCCCGCGGCTACCTGGAGGGCGTGGTCGCGGCCGGACGGCTGCCGCATCTCACCGGCGACCCGGACGCCTGA
- a CDS encoding ThiF family adenylyltransferase, which yields MHPIIKPVLRRGWRDRQTVQFGVTPAHAVLLGPVDTATGSFLSLLDGTRGLPLLRAEAAALGLSGDRPGELLRRLAAAGLLDDPTAPRDGPAAEGLPPPERRERAGVPDRLRADLGSLSVVDPEPGGGRRRLAARGAARVQVRGAGRVGAAVATALSAAGVGQVDVVDGGRVAPWETGPGGLPPEAAGERRDTAARKAVRAAATARGRARRRGPGGGGPPPGAGLALTVLAPRDGLGAYAPDPVPAEALLASGIPHLYAGVLEGTGVVGPLVLPGESACAGCLQRHRSERDPAWSRLLAQWRSARNPAEPACDTALATVVAGLAAAHALAFLDGRPPVCAGARLELALPDLAWEPCSITPHRACGCGAYEAVERPYSPDGAGPPERPERAGPGTDAEGGCPPVKRSDVGGAHV from the coding sequence ATGCATCCGATCATCAAGCCCGTGCTGCGGCGCGGCTGGCGGGACCGGCAGACGGTGCAGTTCGGGGTGACGCCCGCACACGCCGTGCTGCTGGGCCCGGTCGACACGGCGACCGGCAGTTTCCTCTCCCTGCTGGACGGCACCCGGGGACTTCCGCTGCTGCGGGCGGAGGCGGCGGCCCTGGGCCTGTCCGGGGACCGGCCCGGTGAGCTGCTGAGGCGTCTGGCGGCGGCGGGTCTGCTGGACGATCCGACGGCGCCGCGCGACGGCCCGGCGGCGGAGGGCCTCCCTCCGCCGGAGCGCCGGGAGCGGGCCGGGGTCCCGGACCGGCTGCGGGCCGACCTGGGTTCCCTGTCGGTGGTCGATCCGGAACCGGGCGGCGGCAGGCGCCGGCTGGCGGCGCGCGGGGCGGCACGGGTCCAGGTACGGGGTGCCGGGCGGGTCGGCGCGGCCGTCGCGACGGCGCTCTCGGCCGCGGGGGTGGGACAGGTCGACGTGGTGGACGGCGGCCGGGTCGCGCCCTGGGAGACCGGCCCCGGCGGGCTGCCACCGGAAGCGGCCGGCGAGCGCCGGGACACCGCCGCCCGCAAGGCCGTCCGCGCCGCCGCGACGGCGCGGGGCCGGGCCCGGCGGAGAGGGCCCGGCGGCGGAGGCCCGCCGCCCGGGGCGGGGCTCGCCCTGACGGTGCTGGCCCCGCGCGACGGTCTCGGCGCCTACGCCCCCGATCCCGTGCCGGCCGAGGCGCTGCTCGCCTCCGGCATCCCTCATCTCTATGCCGGTGTACTGGAGGGCACGGGCGTGGTCGGCCCGCTGGTGCTGCCGGGTGAGTCGGCCTGCGCGGGCTGTCTGCAACGGCACCGCTCCGAGCGGGATCCCGCCTGGTCCCGGCTGCTCGCCCAGTGGCGGTCGGCCCGGAACCCGGCCGAGCCGGCCTGTGACACGGCGCTGGCCACCGTGGTGGCGGGGCTGGCGGCGGCCCACGCGCTGGCCTTTCTGGACGGCCGGCCGCCGGTGTGCGCCGGGGCGCGGCTGGAGCTCGCACTGCCCGATCTGGCGTGGGAACCGTGTTCCATCACACCGCACCGGGCCTGCGGGTGCGGTGCGTATGAAGCGGTCGAGCGTCCATACTCACCAGATGGTGCCGGACCACCGGAACGGCCGGAACGGGCCGGTCCGGGCACCGACGCGGAGGGCGGCTGCCCTCCGGTGAAGCGCAGTGACGTTGGAGGAGCGCATGTCTGA
- a CDS encoding ABC1 kinase family protein yields the protein MSDLPRKAVTRTAKLAALPLGFAGRTALGLGKRIGGRPAEMIASELQQRTAEQLFSTLGQLKGGAMKVGQALSVFESALPEEIAGPYRAALTRLQEAAPPMPSQSVHAALEKRLGSDWRDLFEEFEDKPAAAASIGQVHRAVWHDGREVAVKVQYPGAGEALLSDLTQLGRFARLLGPLIPGMDIKPLIAELRDRVSEELDYALEAQAQRDHAAEFADDPDVVIPDVVHQGSEVLVTEWMDGVPLSEVIADGTPEQRDRAGQLLARFLFSGTARTGLLHADPHPGNFRLLPGTAEGGGPEQWRLGVLDFGTVDRLPDGLPPLIGAALRGALEGDAEGVYAMLCEAGFVRESVELDPDAVLDYLVPIIEPARAEEFTFTRGWLRTQAARIADPRSPAHQLGRQLNLPPAYLLIHRVTLSTIGVLCQLGATVRLREELRDWLPGFLPDQDGDGAGGGGDMAEDGEPGPGESDAGALDPPECGPADGPADGAVNGAVEEPADEPLEQAAGR from the coding sequence ATGTCTGATCTTCCCCGCAAGGCGGTCACCCGGACCGCCAAACTGGCGGCGCTGCCACTGGGCTTCGCCGGACGCACCGCCCTCGGGCTCGGGAAACGGATCGGCGGGCGGCCCGCCGAGATGATCGCCAGTGAGCTGCAGCAGCGGACGGCCGAGCAGCTTTTCTCGACCCTGGGCCAGCTCAAGGGCGGGGCCATGAAGGTCGGGCAGGCCCTCTCCGTCTTCGAGTCCGCCCTCCCGGAGGAGATCGCCGGCCCCTACCGCGCCGCCCTCACCAGGCTCCAGGAGGCCGCGCCTCCGATGCCGTCCCAGAGCGTGCACGCCGCACTGGAGAAACGGCTCGGGTCCGACTGGCGTGATCTCTTCGAGGAGTTCGAGGACAAGCCGGCGGCCGCGGCCTCGATCGGCCAGGTGCACCGCGCCGTCTGGCACGACGGCCGGGAGGTGGCCGTCAAGGTGCAGTACCCGGGCGCGGGTGAGGCGCTGCTCTCCGATCTCACGCAGCTCGGCCGGTTCGCCCGGCTGCTGGGCCCGCTCATCCCCGGAATGGACATCAAGCCGCTCATCGCCGAGCTGCGCGACCGGGTCTCGGAGGAGCTGGACTACGCCCTGGAGGCCCAGGCGCAGCGCGATCACGCCGCCGAGTTCGCCGATGACCCGGATGTGGTGATCCCGGATGTCGTCCACCAGGGCTCCGAGGTGCTCGTCACCGAGTGGATGGACGGTGTGCCGCTGTCGGAGGTGATAGCCGACGGCACCCCGGAGCAGCGGGACCGGGCCGGACAGCTGCTGGCCCGTTTCCTCTTCTCCGGTACCGCCCGCACGGGGCTGCTGCACGCCGATCCCCACCCGGGGAACTTCCGGCTGCTGCCGGGAACGGCGGAGGGCGGAGGGCCGGAGCAGTGGCGGCTGGGCGTCCTCGACTTCGGCACGGTCGACCGGTTGCCGGACGGGCTGCCGCCGCTGATCGGCGCCGCGCTGCGCGGAGCCCTGGAGGGCGACGCGGAGGGGGTCTACGCGATGCTCTGCGAGGCGGGCTTCGTCAGGGAATCCGTGGAGCTGGACCCGGACGCCGTCCTGGACTATCTGGTGCCGATCATCGAACCGGCCCGGGCCGAGGAGTTCACCTTCACCCGCGGCTGGCTGCGGACCCAGGCGGCGCGGATCGCCGACCCGCGGTCGCCCGCGCACCAACTGGGCCGCCAGCTCAATCTGCCGCCCGCCTATCTGCTGATCCACCGCGTCACCCTGAGCACCATCGGTGTGCTGTGCCAGCTGGGGGCGACCGTCCGGCTGCGGGAGGAGCTGCGCGACTGGCTCCCCGGTTTCCTCCCGGACCAGGACGGGGACGGGGCCGGCGGGGGCGGGGACATGGCCGAGGACGGTGAACCCGGGCCCGGTGAGAGTGATGCCGGCGCGTTGGACCCCCCGGAGTGCGGCCCCGCGGACGGGCCGGCGGATGGAGCGGTGAATGGAGCGGTGGAGGAGCCGGCCGACGAGCCACTCGAGCAGGCGGCCGGCCGCTGA
- a CDS encoding WhiB family transcriptional regulator: protein MPSPAPAPSRTQQPPSSPPGPPEVLLSQPTRLTVLDDEIERLGELVPCRSYDPEVFFAESPADVEYAKSLCQTCPLREACLAGAKDRREPWGVWGGELFVQGVVVPRKRPRGRPRKNPVVA, encoded by the coding sequence GTGCCCAGCCCAGCGCCCGCCCCGTCCCGCACGCAGCAGCCCCCCTCCTCTCCACCTGGTCCTCCGGAGGTCCTCTTGTCCCAGCCCACCCGGCTCACGGTGCTCGACGACGAGATCGAGCGTCTCGGCGAGCTCGTTCCCTGCCGCAGCTACGACCCCGAGGTGTTCTTCGCCGAGTCGCCCGCCGACGTCGAGTACGCCAAGTCCCTCTGCCAGACCTGCCCGCTGCGCGAGGCCTGCCTCGCCGGGGCCAAGGACCGGCGCGAGCCGTGGGGCGTCTGGGGCGGCGAGCTGTTCGTCCAGGGTGTGGTCGTGCCGCGGAAGCGGCCCCGTGGCCGCCCGCGCAAGAACCCGGTCGTCGCATGA
- a CDS encoding ATP-dependent DNA helicase UvrD2 yields the protein MTPATPATPSPLFPGPAAPSEYPAVPEGADAVLAGLDPEQREVATALHGPVCVLAGAGTGKTRAITHRIAYGVRAGILQPGSVLAVTFTNRAAGEMRGRLRQLGATGVQARTFHSAALRQLQYFWPKAVGGPLPRLVERKVQVVAEAAARCRIRLDRGELRDVTGEIEWAKVTQTVPEDYPAAVARARRQPPRDPAETARVYETYELLKRDRGVIDFEDVLLLTVGVLQDRQDIADEVRRRYQHFVVDEYQDVSPLQQRLLDLWLGERDSLCVVGDASQTIYSFTGATPDHLLDFRARHPRATVVKLVRDYRSTPQVVHLANGLLGQARGRPAEHRLELVSQRGAGPEPAFAEYPDEPAEAEGTARRIRELIDSGVRAGEIAVLYRINAQSESYEQALADQGVPYQLRGAERFFERPEVREAGLLLRGAARAGGSSDPSLTETDIPSQVRAVLSTRGWSPEPPAGSGAVRDRWESLAALVRLAEDFARARPRAALADFVAELGERASAQHAPAVEGVTLASLHAAKGLEWDAVFLVGLTEGMMPITYATTDAQIEEERRLLYVGVTRARVHLTLSWALSRTPGGRAGRRPSRFLDGLRPGSAAPAGAAERGPAAGGGVERGGATRRRKRGPVRCRVCGRTLTDAGEMKLMRCEDCPSELDEGLHERLLEWRAERARELGQPAFCVFTDKTLLAIAEAVPGDAAELAVISGVGRRKLDRYGADVLALCAGEEPSAGTPDGRSGG from the coding sequence GTGACACCAGCGACACCAGCCACTCCCTCCCCGCTCTTCCCGGGCCCCGCGGCGCCGTCGGAGTACCCGGCCGTGCCCGAGGGCGCCGACGCCGTGCTCGCCGGGCTGGACCCGGAACAGCGCGAGGTCGCCACCGCCCTCCACGGACCGGTGTGCGTGCTGGCCGGCGCCGGTACGGGCAAGACCCGCGCCATCACCCACCGCATCGCCTACGGGGTGCGCGCGGGCATCCTCCAGCCGGGCTCCGTGCTCGCGGTGACGTTCACCAACCGGGCCGCCGGCGAGATGCGGGGCCGCCTCCGGCAGCTCGGTGCCACCGGGGTCCAGGCCCGCACGTTCCACTCCGCCGCGCTCCGGCAGCTCCAGTACTTCTGGCCGAAGGCGGTCGGCGGCCCGCTGCCGCGGCTGGTGGAGCGCAAGGTCCAGGTGGTCGCCGAGGCGGCGGCCCGCTGCCGTATCCGCCTGGACCGGGGCGAACTCCGGGACGTCACGGGCGAGATCGAGTGGGCCAAGGTCACCCAGACGGTCCCCGAGGACTACCCGGCGGCCGTCGCCCGCGCCCGCCGCCAGCCGCCCCGGGACCCGGCGGAGACCGCCCGCGTCTACGAGACCTATGAACTCCTCAAGCGCGACCGGGGCGTCATCGACTTCGAGGACGTCCTGCTGCTCACGGTCGGGGTGCTGCAGGACCGGCAGGACATCGCCGACGAGGTCCGCCGCCGGTACCAGCACTTCGTGGTCGACGAGTACCAGGACGTCAGCCCGCTCCAGCAGCGGCTGCTGGACCTGTGGCTGGGCGAGCGGGACAGCCTCTGCGTCGTCGGCGACGCCAGCCAGACCATCTACTCCTTCACCGGGGCCACCCCGGATCACCTGCTGGACTTCCGCGCCCGTCACCCCCGCGCCACCGTCGTCAAACTCGTCCGGGACTACCGCTCCACCCCGCAGGTCGTCCATCTCGCCAACGGTCTGCTCGGGCAGGCCCGCGGCCGTCCCGCGGAACACCGGCTGGAGCTCGTCTCGCAGCGCGGCGCGGGCCCCGAGCCGGCGTTCGCCGAGTACCCGGACGAGCCGGCCGAGGCCGAGGGCACCGCCCGGCGGATCCGGGAGCTGATCGACTCCGGGGTCCGCGCCGGCGAGATCGCCGTGCTGTACCGCATCAACGCCCAGTCGGAGAGCTATGAGCAGGCCCTCGCCGACCAGGGCGTCCCCTACCAGCTCCGCGGCGCGGAACGGTTCTTCGAGCGGCCGGAGGTGCGGGAGGCCGGACTGCTGCTGCGCGGCGCCGCCCGCGCCGGAGGCTCCTCCGACCCCTCGCTCACGGAGACGGACATACCGTCGCAGGTGCGGGCCGTGCTCTCCACCCGGGGATGGAGCCCCGAGCCGCCGGCCGGCTCGGGGGCGGTCCGCGACCGCTGGGAGTCACTGGCCGCGCTCGTGCGTCTCGCCGAGGACTTCGCCCGGGCGCGGCCGCGGGCGGCGCTCGCCGACTTCGTCGCCGAGCTGGGCGAGCGGGCCAGCGCCCAGCACGCGCCGGCGGTGGAAGGCGTCACCCTGGCCTCGCTGCACGCGGCCAAGGGCCTGGAGTGGGACGCGGTCTTCCTGGTCGGCCTGACCGAGGGCATGATGCCGATCACCTACGCCACGACCGACGCGCAGATCGAGGAGGAACGCCGGCTGCTCTACGTCGGCGTCACCCGGGCCCGGGTCCACCTCACCCTCTCCTGGGCCCTGTCCCGGACACCGGGCGGCCGCGCCGGCCGGCGGCCGAGCCGCTTCCTGGACGGGCTGCGGCCCGGCTCCGCCGCACCGGCGGGCGCGGCGGAGCGCGGCCCGGCCGCCGGGGGCGGGGTGGAACGGGGCGGGGCGACGCGACGCCGCAAGCGGGGCCCGGTGCGGTGCCGGGTCTGCGGCCGCACCCTCACCGACGCGGGCGAGATGAAACTGATGCGCTGCGAGGACTGCCCCTCCGAGCTGGACGAGGGCCTCCATGAGCGGCTGCTGGAGTGGCGGGCGGAGCGGGCCCGCGAGCTGGGCCAGCCGGCCTTCTGCGTCTTCACCGACAAGACCCTGCTGGCCATCGCCGAGGCCGTGCCCGGGGATGCCGCCGAACTGGCGGTGATCTCCGGTGTGGGGCGGCGGAAACTGGACCGGTACGGGGCGGACGTCCTGGCCCTCTGCGCGGGTGAGGAGCCATCCGCCGGGACGCCGGACGGGCGGTCCGGCGGCTGA
- a CDS encoding mycoredoxin, translated as MTGTTGTVTMYSTTWCGYCRRLKSQMEREGIAYTEVNIEKDPESAQFVEKVNNGNQLVPTVLFPDGSALPNPSLAQVKAKLGV; from the coding sequence ATGACCGGCACGACGGGCACTGTGACGATGTACAGCACCACCTGGTGCGGCTACTGCCGCCGGCTGAAGAGCCAGATGGAGCGCGAGGGCATCGCGTACACCGAGGTCAACATCGAGAAGGACCCGGAGTCGGCGCAGTTCGTGGAGAAGGTGAACAACGGCAACCAGCTGGTGCCGACCGTGCTGTTCCCGGACGGCTCCGCGCTGCCCAACCCCTCGCTGGCCCAGGTGAAGGCCAAGCTCGGCGTCTGA
- the nudC gene encoding NAD(+) diphosphatase: MTISTDRPDAPDIPLTAPGGIDRAAHHRFDEAWLAAAWSHPTTRVFVVSGGQALIDDTPGGRTELVMTPAFEAPVTETHRYFLGTDEEGVRYFALQKDALPGRMDQSARPAGLREAGVLLSARDAALMAHAVALENWQRLHRFCSRCGERTVIAAAGHVRRCPACGAEHYPRTDPAVIMLVTDDRDRALLGRQVHWPAGRFSTLAGFVEPGESIEQAVVREVAEEAGVAVGEVRYVASQPWPFPSSLMLGFLARATSPHITVDGEELHEARWFSREELRAAFESGEVLPPTGISIAARLIELWYGKPLPAGFPR; encoded by the coding sequence GTGACCATCTCCACCGACCGCCCCGACGCCCCGGACATCCCCCTCACCGCCCCGGGCGGCATCGACCGGGCCGCGCACCACCGCTTCGACGAGGCGTGGCTCGCCGCGGCGTGGAGCCATCCGACGACGCGGGTCTTCGTCGTCTCCGGGGGGCAGGCGCTGATCGACGACACCCCCGGCGGGCGAACCGAGCTGGTGATGACTCCCGCCTTCGAGGCCCCGGTCACCGAGACCCACCGCTACTTCCTCGGCACGGACGAGGAGGGCGTGCGCTACTTCGCGCTGCAGAAGGACGCCCTGCCGGGCCGGATGGACCAGTCCGCCCGCCCGGCCGGCCTGCGGGAGGCGGGGGTGCTGCTCTCCGCGCGCGACGCGGCCCTGATGGCCCACGCCGTCGCCCTGGAGAACTGGCAGCGGCTGCACCGCTTCTGCTCCCGGTGCGGGGAGCGCACCGTCATAGCGGCCGCGGGCCATGTGCGCCGCTGCCCGGCCTGCGGCGCGGAGCACTATCCGCGCACCGACCCGGCCGTGATCATGCTGGTGACCGATGACCGGGACCGCGCGCTGCTCGGCCGCCAGGTGCACTGGCCCGCCGGGCGGTTCTCCACCCTGGCCGGCTTCGTCGAACCGGGGGAGTCGATCGAGCAGGCCGTGGTCCGGGAGGTGGCGGAGGAGGCCGGGGTCGCGGTCGGCGAGGTCCGCTACGTGGCGAGCCAGCCCTGGCCGTTCCCGTCGAGCCTGATGCTCGGCTTCCTGGCCCGCGCCACGTCGCCGCACATCACGGTGGACGGAGAGGAGCTCCACGAGGCGCGCTGGTTCTCCCGGGAGGAGCTGCGGGCGGCCTTCGAGTCCGGCGAGGTGCTGCCGCCGACGGGCATTTCCATCGCGGCCCGGCTGATCGAACTCTGGTACGGCAAGCCGCTGCCCGCGGGCTTCCCGCGCTGA